The following proteins are encoded in a genomic region of Synechococcus sp. ROS8604:
- the purT gene encoding formate-dependent phosphoribosylglycinamide formyltransferase, which produces MTTFPKTVMLLGSGELGKEVAIAAQRLGCHVIACDRYAGAPAMQVADQAEVLTMTDPNALKAVVNKHQPDVLIPEIEALAVDALQDLEDNGICVIPTARATAVTMNRDRIRNLAAGELGLRTARFAYASDAQELHRAAAPLGWPVVVKPVMSSSGKGQSVVHSAAELDQAWNVAMAGARGSSAQVIVEEFLEFDLEITLLTIRQRDGSTLFCPPIGHQQANGDYQCSWQPAPISPSQLKQAQTMARTVTDNLGGAGLFGVEFFLCGDEVVFSELSPRPHDTGLVTLISQNFSEFDLHLRAVLGLPIPSITAADAAASRVILAESQGNEVGFSGVEQALSEPDTKLLLFGKQEARPGRRMGVALARGTDINEALAKADRCAAAVKIQVSD; this is translated from the coding sequence ATGACGACCTTCCCTAAAACAGTGATGCTGCTCGGCAGCGGCGAACTGGGGAAAGAAGTGGCGATCGCCGCCCAGAGACTGGGTTGCCACGTGATCGCCTGCGACCGTTACGCCGGTGCACCAGCCATGCAGGTCGCTGATCAGGCCGAGGTGCTCACCATGACCGATCCAAACGCCCTGAAGGCTGTTGTAAACAAACATCAGCCGGATGTGCTGATCCCGGAAATCGAAGCGCTGGCCGTGGACGCCCTGCAAGATCTGGAAGACAACGGCATCTGCGTGATTCCCACCGCCAGGGCCACTGCGGTCACGATGAATCGCGACCGAATCAGAAATCTTGCTGCTGGTGAACTCGGGCTACGCACCGCACGCTTTGCCTATGCCTCCGATGCGCAGGAGCTCCACCGTGCCGCCGCACCGTTGGGTTGGCCTGTAGTCGTCAAACCAGTGATGAGTTCCTCAGGGAAAGGCCAAAGCGTGGTGCACTCCGCTGCTGAATTAGATCAGGCCTGGAACGTCGCCATGGCTGGAGCACGGGGCAGCTCGGCGCAGGTGATTGTGGAGGAATTTCTTGAGTTTGATCTTGAAATCACCCTGCTCACGATCCGTCAACGCGATGGAAGCACCCTGTTTTGCCCCCCGATTGGTCATCAACAAGCCAATGGCGACTACCAATGCAGTTGGCAGCCTGCTCCAATCTCGCCGAGCCAACTGAAGCAAGCCCAAACAATGGCCCGCACCGTCACAGACAACCTTGGTGGCGCAGGTCTGTTTGGGGTGGAGTTTTTCTTATGCGGCGATGAGGTGGTGTTTTCCGAGCTCTCCCCAAGACCCCATGACACTGGTCTCGTGACTCTGATTAGCCAAAATTTCAGCGAATTCGACCTGCACCTCCGTGCCGTGTTGGGGCTTCCCATCCCCTCGATCACTGCTGCCGATGCTGCGGCCAGCCGGGTGATCCTGGCCGAGAGCCAGGGGAACGAGGTTGGATTCAGTGGCGTGGAACAAGCCCTCTCGGAGCCAGACACCAAGCTTCTGCTGTTTGGAAAACAAGAGGCCAGGCCAGGCCGTCGAATGGGCGTTGCCTTAGCCCGCGGCACCGATATCAACGAAGCCTTAGCCAAGGCAGACCGCTGTGCCGCGGCGGTCAAGATTCAGGTCAGTGACTGA
- the rpsF gene encoding 30S ribosomal protein S6 — MTQQPYYETMYILRPDIPEEEVESHVAKYRDILAEAGAEVLDNQMRGKRRLAYPIAKHKEGIYVQLSHNGDGQQVGVIEKAMRLSEDVIRYLTVKQEGPLPAPRVAPGTEAPAEPEAAAPA; from the coding sequence ATGACCCAACAGCCTTATTACGAGACCATGTACATCCTCCGTCCGGACATTCCGGAAGAGGAAGTCGAGTCTCACGTAGCCAAGTACCGCGACATCTTGGCTGAAGCGGGTGCCGAGGTTCTCGACAATCAAATGCGCGGCAAGCGTCGTCTGGCCTATCCGATCGCCAAGCACAAAGAAGGCATCTACGTGCAGCTGAGCCACAACGGTGATGGCCAACAAGTGGGTGTCATCGAAAAAGCGATGCGTCTCAGTGAAGATGTCATCCGTTATCTCACCGTGAAGCAAGAAGGCCCCTTGCCTGCTCCTCGCGTGGCACCAGGAACAGAAGCACCAGCAGAGCCAGAAGCGGCTGCTCCTGCCTGA
- a CDS encoding HAD family hydrolase, protein MGFRLLHLHLHGLFRSHDLELGRDADTGGQTLYVLELVRSLAARAEVDRVDVVTRLIQDRRVSADYAQPIEAIAAGAGIQRFAFGPKRYLRKELLWPYLEDLADQLVVHLQKPEHRPDWIHAHYADAGYVGALLSRRLGIPLVFTGHSLGREKQRRLLAGGGDHQQLEQTYSISRRIDAEELALAHADLVITSTRQECDQQYARYGGFRADRAQVVPPGVDARRFHPGSVDAEVSDVEGLLTPFLRQPELPPLLAISRAVRRKNIPALVEAFGRSAVLRQRHNLVLVLGCREDPRQMEKQQRDVFQQVFDLVDRYDLYGRIAYPKQHRRDQIPAIYRWAAERRGLFVNPALTEPFGLTLLEAAACGLPMVATDDGGPRDILARCDNGLLADVTDREALQDALECAGSDLQRWSRWSDNGVEAVSRHFSWDAHVCSYLALMQERLKAVTQPIALPSSQSSSIGGFQPLGDRLLLLDLDSSLEQPDGDALKLLRAQLERCALGILSGRSLPAARQRFAELLLPEPKVWITGAGTEIHYGQESEPDLFWSAQIGVDWDRAGVERALADLTDHIELQRPEQQGSFKLSYTIRDAGEEILPLIRQRLRQRHQAARPQLRCHWFLDVLPLRASRSEAIRFLALRWGLSLEQMLVVASEQGDGELVCGRPATVVLGDHDPCLDDFRQQQRVYFASRSQLPGVLEGIQHYRFLGGRARHDQSLT, encoded by the coding sequence GTGGGTTTTCGGCTTCTTCATCTCCATCTTCATGGACTGTTCCGCTCCCATGATTTGGAGCTGGGACGGGACGCCGATACCGGAGGTCAAACCCTCTATGTGCTCGAACTGGTGCGCAGCCTTGCAGCTCGGGCTGAAGTGGATCGCGTTGACGTGGTGACTCGCCTGATTCAAGACCGGCGGGTTTCAGCTGATTACGCCCAGCCCATTGAAGCGATTGCTGCCGGTGCCGGCATCCAGCGTTTTGCCTTCGGTCCCAAGCGTTACCTCCGCAAGGAATTGCTTTGGCCCTATCTCGAAGATCTCGCTGATCAGCTTGTGGTGCATCTTCAGAAGCCTGAACATCGACCGGATTGGATTCATGCGCACTACGCCGATGCTGGTTACGTCGGGGCCCTGCTGAGTCGTCGTCTTGGCATTCCCTTGGTGTTCACAGGCCATTCCCTTGGTCGTGAGAAGCAGCGTCGTCTGTTAGCTGGAGGTGGGGATCATCAACAGCTCGAGCAGACCTATTCGATTAGCCGTCGCATTGATGCGGAGGAGTTGGCGCTGGCTCATGCCGATCTGGTGATCACCAGCACGCGCCAGGAATGTGATCAGCAGTATGCCCGTTACGGCGGATTTCGTGCTGATCGGGCTCAGGTGGTTCCTCCCGGTGTGGACGCACGCCGCTTTCACCCTGGTTCGGTGGACGCAGAAGTGAGTGACGTTGAGGGACTCTTAACGCCTTTCTTGCGCCAGCCTGAGCTTCCACCGCTGTTGGCGATTTCTAGGGCTGTTCGGCGCAAGAATATTCCCGCTCTGGTTGAGGCTTTTGGCCGGTCTGCTGTCTTACGGCAACGCCACAATTTGGTGCTGGTGCTGGGCTGTAGGGAGGATCCCCGGCAGATGGAGAAGCAGCAGCGCGATGTGTTTCAGCAGGTGTTTGATCTTGTTGATCGCTACGACCTTTACGGCCGTATTGCCTACCCCAAGCAGCATCGTCGCGATCAGATTCCTGCCATTTATCGCTGGGCTGCGGAGCGCCGTGGCCTCTTTGTGAATCCTGCGTTGACGGAGCCGTTTGGACTCACCTTGTTGGAAGCTGCCGCTTGCGGATTGCCGATGGTGGCGACCGATGACGGAGGCCCACGGGACATCCTGGCGCGCTGTGACAACGGCCTCCTTGCAGATGTGACGGATCGAGAGGCCCTTCAAGATGCACTGGAGTGTGCGGGTTCTGATCTCCAACGCTGGAGCCGCTGGAGTGACAACGGCGTGGAGGCGGTGAGTCGCCATTTCAGCTGGGATGCCCACGTTTGCTCTTACTTAGCCTTGATGCAGGAGCGTCTGAAGGCGGTGACCCAGCCGATTGCGCTTCCATCCAGCCAGAGCTCCTCCATTGGAGGTTTCCAGCCCTTGGGCGACCGCTTGCTGTTGCTTGATCTCGACAGCAGTTTGGAACAGCCCGACGGTGATGCGCTCAAGCTTTTGCGTGCGCAGCTCGAGCGCTGTGCTCTAGGGATCCTGTCAGGCCGTTCGTTGCCTGCTGCCAGACAACGTTTTGCGGAGTTGTTGTTACCGGAACCGAAGGTGTGGATCACCGGGGCTGGTACGGAGATTCACTACGGCCAGGAAAGTGAGCCTGATTTGTTTTGGTCGGCTCAGATTGGCGTGGATTGGGATCGTGCAGGTGTGGAACGTGCATTGGCAGACCTCACCGATCACATCGAATTGCAGCGACCTGAGCAGCAAGGTTCGTTCAAGCTGAGCTACACGATTCGCGATGCTGGAGAAGAGATCCTTCCCTTGATCCGGCAACGTCTGCGCCAGCGACACCAGGCCGCGCGTCCCCAGCTTCGCTGCCATTGGTTTCTAGATGTGCTGCCCCTGCGAGCATCCCGCAGCGAAGCAATCCGTTTTCTCGCTCTGCGCTGGGGGCTTTCCCTGGAACAGATGTTGGTTGTCGCCAGTGAACAGGGAGATGGCGAGTTGGTTTGTGGTCGACCCGCCACCGTTGTCTTGGGTGATCACGATCCTTGTTTGGATGATTTTCGACAGCAACAGCGTGTGTACTTTGCGAGTCGCTCCCAATTGCCTGGCGTTCTGGAGGGCATCCAGCACTATCGGTTTTTGGGCGGACGCGCCCGGCATGATCAGTCACTGACCTGA
- a CDS encoding argininosuccinate synthase — MGRATKVVLAYSGGVDTSVCIPYLKQEWGVEEVITFAADLGQGDELEPIRLKALEAGASQSLVGDLIKPFIEEFAFPAIRANALYEGRYPLSTALARPLIARRLVEVAREVGADAVAHGCTGKGNDQVRFDVAIASLAPDLKVLTPAREWGMSREETIAYGERFGMPSPVSKKSPYSIDLNLLGRSIEAGPLEDPMVAPPEEVFAMTRSVDQAPNDAEEIEIHFEGGNPLAINGKRLDPVALIREANRLAGTHGIGRLDMIENRVVGIKSREIYETPGLLLLIQAHQELESLTLAADVLRTKRQLEMQWADLVYQGLWFGPLKDALDGFMDRTQVHVNGVVRLRLHKGNATVTGRSSTDNSLYVPEMASYGSEDKFDHRAAEGFIYVWGLPTRLWAAKHRR, encoded by the coding sequence ATGGGACGCGCAACCAAGGTCGTTCTTGCCTATTCCGGTGGGGTGGACACCAGCGTCTGCATCCCCTACCTCAAGCAGGAGTGGGGTGTGGAGGAGGTGATCACCTTCGCCGCTGATCTCGGTCAGGGCGATGAACTGGAACCCATACGCCTCAAGGCCCTTGAGGCGGGAGCCAGTCAGTCTTTGGTTGGTGATCTTATTAAGCCCTTTATCGAAGAATTCGCCTTTCCAGCGATTCGCGCGAATGCCTTATACGAGGGTCGCTATCCCCTCTCAACAGCCTTGGCGCGTCCCTTGATTGCCCGTCGGCTCGTGGAGGTGGCACGAGAGGTAGGCGCTGATGCTGTGGCCCATGGCTGCACCGGCAAGGGAAACGATCAGGTGCGTTTTGATGTGGCGATTGCATCGCTTGCACCCGATCTAAAGGTGTTAACCCCAGCGCGTGAATGGGGCATGAGCCGGGAGGAAACGATTGCCTATGGCGAGCGGTTTGGCATGCCATCCCCCGTCAGCAAAAAATCCCCATATTCGATCGACCTCAACCTGCTCGGGCGCAGCATTGAAGCTGGTCCCTTGGAAGACCCGATGGTGGCACCACCTGAAGAGGTCTTTGCCATGACCCGTTCCGTGGATCAAGCCCCTAACGATGCTGAGGAGATCGAGATTCACTTTGAAGGTGGCAATCCTTTGGCCATCAATGGCAAACGGCTGGATCCCGTGGCCTTGATCCGGGAAGCCAACCGCTTGGCAGGCACCCATGGCATTGGTCGTCTCGACATGATCGAGAACCGTGTGGTGGGAATCAAAAGTCGGGAGATTTACGAAACGCCTGGATTGCTGCTGTTGATTCAGGCGCATCAGGAGTTGGAGAGTCTCACGCTTGCCGCCGATGTGTTGCGGACAAAGCGCCAGCTTGAGATGCAATGGGCAGATCTCGTTTATCAGGGCCTTTGGTTTGGTCCACTCAAAGATGCCCTTGATGGCTTTATGGATCGCACTCAGGTGCATGTGAATGGGGTCGTGCGCCTGAGGCTTCACAAGGGCAATGCCACGGTCACCGGGAGATCCTCTACAGACAACAGCTTGTACGTCCCCGAGATGGCCTCATACGGCAGCGAAGATAAGTTTGATCATCGTGCTGCTGAGGGCTTTATCTACGTTTGGGGCTTACCCACGCGCTTGTGGGCCGCCAAGCATCGGCGTTGA
- the mraY gene encoding phospho-N-acetylmuramoyl-pentapeptide-transferase: protein MERDVNDAQETPPPLKGKVSAAVLAVVVVAAAFASDRWIPNSLLSLPLLIATLIAAIVTWWGVPKLRDLKLGQVIREEGPQAHLNKSGTPTMGGLLVVPVGVIVGGLISWSGRPAEQLLAVAFITLAYMVVGGIDDWRSLTKHTNTGLTPRGKLCLQALAAVIFLIWAGMRGWIGGDVALPFDITLPLGWLIWPLAVFVFLAESNATNLTDGLDGLAAGCGALVFTGMALQLTLRGNSGDPSLAGFCMAMAGCWIGFLVHNRNPAKVFMGDTGSLAMGGALTAVALLTNSLWPLLVMGGVFLAESLSVIIQVWVFKATKGADGVGRRVFRMSPLHHHFELGGTPEQLVVPGFWLATAGLVVIGVALRPI, encoded by the coding sequence ATGGAACGGGACGTGAACGACGCACAAGAGACTCCTCCACCCCTCAAGGGGAAAGTCTCTGCGGCTGTGCTTGCCGTTGTTGTGGTTGCAGCAGCGTTCGCATCAGACCGCTGGATCCCCAACAGCCTGCTGAGCCTCCCTTTGCTGATAGCGACCTTGATCGCTGCAATCGTGACCTGGTGGGGGGTACCCAAGCTCCGTGACTTAAAACTTGGGCAAGTGATCCGAGAAGAGGGGCCTCAGGCCCATCTCAACAAATCAGGCACCCCCACCATGGGTGGACTGCTGGTGGTGCCGGTCGGCGTGATCGTGGGCGGCCTGATCAGTTGGAGCGGTCGACCGGCTGAACAACTCTTAGCCGTGGCCTTCATCACACTCGCCTACATGGTGGTGGGAGGAATTGACGATTGGCGCAGTCTCACCAAACACACGAACACGGGTTTAACGCCACGCGGAAAATTATGTCTTCAGGCCCTAGCCGCCGTGATCTTTCTGATCTGGGCAGGAATGCGCGGTTGGATCGGTGGTGATGTGGCCTTGCCGTTTGACATCACCCTTCCCTTGGGCTGGCTGATTTGGCCGCTTGCGGTTTTTGTGTTTTTAGCTGAAAGCAACGCCACCAACCTCACCGATGGCTTGGATGGTCTTGCCGCCGGTTGCGGGGCCCTGGTGTTCACCGGCATGGCACTCCAGCTCACGTTGCGCGGAAACAGCGGAGATCCAAGCCTTGCTGGGTTCTGCATGGCCATGGCGGGCTGCTGGATTGGTTTCCTTGTGCACAATCGCAATCCAGCCAAAGTGTTTATGGGCGACACCGGCTCTCTAGCCATGGGCGGCGCTCTCACGGCTGTGGCCCTACTAACAAACAGCCTTTGGCCCTTGCTGGTGATGGGTGGAGTGTTCCTAGCGGAATCCCTCTCCGTGATCATTCAAGTGTGGGTTTTTAAAGCAACCAAAGGCGCTGATGGTGTGGGACGCCGGGTGTTCCGAATGTCGCCCTTGCACCATCACTTTGAATTAGGCGGCACACCAGAGCAGCTTGTCGTTCCCGGATTCTGGTTAGCAACAGCAGGACTTGTAGTGATCGGAGTGGCTCTTCGTCCTATTTAA
- a CDS encoding DUF3134 domain-containing protein — protein sequence MSSELSALDNINPALTRYGRKEPAPVLPLREEPDLLSWLETSGRLVEDEESSTAEVSTVEEEELSALMGEKEDYNAADEQTEENWED from the coding sequence GTGTCGTCTGAGTTGAGCGCCCTCGACAACATCAATCCAGCTCTGACGCGTTATGGACGCAAGGAACCTGCACCGGTGCTGCCCCTCCGCGAAGAGCCCGATTTACTCAGCTGGCTGGAAACCAGTGGCCGCCTTGTAGAAGACGAGGAGTCCAGCACAGCCGAAGTGAGCACCGTAGAAGAAGAAGAGCTCTCTGCTCTCATGGGCGAAAAAGAGGATTACAACGCTGCCGATGAGCAAACAGAAGAGAATTGGGAAGATTGA
- a CDS encoding Tic20 family protein, producing MPIPIWQRLLGLLVYVLPWSDAIPIGQHLLIQFPVLQWLTLPALPLFILERGIPFGLGNLLVFFLLFLAVVRNPNVPYFIRFNTLQALLVDIIVVIISYAFAILPIGGGLMMRTLSSTVVVGVLAVVIFALIECSRGREPDLPGLSQAVRMQLY from the coding sequence GTGCCCATCCCCATCTGGCAGCGCCTGCTTGGTTTGTTGGTTTATGTGTTGCCTTGGAGCGATGCCATCCCCATCGGCCAACACCTGCTCATTCAATTCCCTGTGTTGCAGTGGCTGACCCTGCCGGCCTTGCCTCTCTTCATTTTGGAGCGGGGAATTCCTTTTGGTCTGGGGAACCTTCTGGTGTTTTTCTTGTTGTTCTTAGCGGTGGTGAGGAATCCAAACGTTCCTTACTTCATTCGCTTCAACACCTTGCAAGCCCTTTTGGTTGACATCATTGTGGTGATTATTAGCTATGCGTTTGCCATCCTGCCCATCGGCGGAGGACTGATGATGCGCACCCTTTCCAGCACGGTGGTGGTGGGTGTCCTGGCGGTCGTGATCTTTGCCCTGATCGAGTGTTCTCGAGGTCGTGAGCCCGACCTGCCCGGCTTAAGTCAAGCGGTTCGCATGCAGTTGTACTGA